The genome window GGACAGCTCAGTCCGGTGTGGAAGCATCGTCTGGAACGATGGATACTCCCGTCTGGACAGTGGGTTCGTCCGGTACAAATGAAGCGGCCGCACACAACGCTTGGTCACCTAGAGAGGGACAGCGAGGCAAGAGCGAACCGTCAGTTTACACGTACGAAGCGCCGGGACTCCCGCCCTGCCCTGAATGCGGTGTTCGTCCGGTGATTTTCTATTGCACACGACACCACCAGCCGCTTTGCCTGGAATGCGTAGTCCGTCACGACCGGGCATACGAGTGTACTTATGTCCCAGGCTGGCGTGGCGAGAAGCCAGGCATGGGTGGAGTTCCTTCCCCCTCCGGCAGCTAAAGCCCGGCCGGTCAGCCTGCTTTTTCTGTCAGACCTGAAGTTCCGATCCCCTTAAACCGGCGGGCAAAGCCAGGACTTACTCTCTGGCAGGCGTTAAAATCTCGCCGAGAGGGAGTGGCGGCGTCCCGCCTGCGCGGCACCGCCATCAAATCATTTCAGCGCAGATGGCGGCATAAAGCCGCCGCTACAAAGGAAATTCCGGGAGCCCGAAGGGCTCCCCTACAAAACCGCCACGGCTCAACTAAGGCGCGTCAACAAACATTCTCCCGCCGATTCAGTAGGTGCGTGCGATTTTGCTGTCAACGCAAAATAGAAAGTTCC of Terriglobia bacterium contains these proteins:
- a CDS encoding B-box zinc finger protein, with product MKPTPQTAMGQLVLFGVLPYVVFGLWLLWGVMSFVLYVVARAGKQNAAIVRDALAARGNPFPAGTQLPHGSHFSGALDRISVNVPHPPVAQTRQTGSVFGLTLGQEARAVHPLKSARTAQSGVEASSGTMDTPVWTVGSSGTNEAAAHNAWSPREGQRGKSEPSVYTYEAPGLPPCPECGVRPVIFYCTRHHQPLCLECVVRHDRAYECTYVPGWRGEKPGMGGVPSPSGS